From one Amycolatopsis sp. FDAARGOS 1241 genomic stretch:
- a CDS encoding glycogen debranching N-terminal domain-containing protein, producing the protein MTDHTLVRGTTFLIAGPEADAVAGTQGFYVDDTRHLSHWSFSAGTGSSRVLSAVRDRQSTSVILTPATPRSEDPAYTVFRDQALGAGRLVEEVRVRSHLAVPGTVTLSFEFAADFADQFELRGTGRYERPGTFSSAVRGDGSVALGYERADYRKWTVVRSSVPGSRTEGRIGWTLELPPHGEVSVLVEVLAGEGTAERPGAPVAVADVVADARADAERFRSGVDVPGPEWPELRGAVEAGLADLADLRVPAPGRPDLRIPGAGVPWFLTLFGRDSLVTSMSVLPYLPELGAATLRALAGVQGTVVDPVRVEEPGKIVHEVRRGELSRFGQTPYGRYYGTVDATPLFLMLLGRHRRVAGDGVAIELEAAARAAVDWMFRYGGLDEHDYLVYRTDGPGLVHQCWKDSARSICFADGELAEGPIAVCEAQGYAYEALLSTAQLAREVWRDPAYADRLTDRAARLRADFERDFWLPREDFVALALDGRRRQVDALASNAGHVLWSGILSADRARQVGRRLAEPDFFSGWGIRTLAAGQAPYHPVSYHNGGVWPHDTAIAVAGLVRAGLTAEATQIAEGLAAAAARQPGHRLPEVLTGYARGEVSDPVRYPHSASPQAWAAAAPMLIVTALR; encoded by the coding sequence ATGACCGACCACACGCTCGTGCGCGGCACGACGTTCCTGATCGCCGGACCGGAGGCCGACGCCGTCGCGGGTACCCAGGGGTTCTACGTCGACGACACCCGGCACCTGTCGCACTGGTCGTTCAGCGCGGGCACCGGCTCGTCGCGGGTGCTGAGCGCGGTGCGGGACCGCCAGTCGACGAGCGTGATCCTCACCCCGGCGACGCCGCGCAGCGAGGATCCCGCCTACACGGTGTTCCGCGACCAGGCACTCGGCGCCGGTCGGCTCGTGGAGGAGGTGCGCGTCCGCAGCCACCTCGCGGTGCCCGGCACGGTGACGCTGTCGTTCGAGTTCGCGGCGGACTTCGCGGATCAGTTCGAGCTGCGCGGGACCGGCCGGTACGAACGGCCCGGTACGTTTTCCTCGGCGGTTCGGGGGGACGGCTCGGTGGCGCTCGGGTACGAGCGCGCCGACTACCGCAAGTGGACGGTGGTGCGGTCATCCGTTCCCGGTTCCCGCACCGAGGGCCGGATCGGCTGGACGCTGGAGCTCCCGCCCCACGGTGAGGTGTCGGTGCTGGTCGAGGTGCTCGCCGGCGAAGGCACCGCCGAGCGGCCGGGCGCCCCCGTCGCTGTCGCCGACGTGGTGGCGGACGCCCGGGCCGACGCCGAGCGGTTCAGGTCCGGTGTGGACGTTCCCGGACCGGAGTGGCCGGAGCTGCGGGGCGCTGTCGAGGCCGGGCTCGCCGACCTGGCGGACCTGCGCGTGCCGGCACCGGGGCGGCCCGATCTGCGCATCCCCGGCGCGGGTGTGCCGTGGTTCCTGACCCTGTTCGGGCGGGACAGCTTGGTCACGTCGATGTCGGTGCTGCCGTACCTGCCGGAGTTGGGGGCCGCGACGTTGCGCGCGCTCGCGGGTGTGCAGGGCACCGTGGTCGACCCGGTGCGGGTCGAAGAGCCGGGCAAGATCGTGCACGAAGTGCGCCGCGGTGAGCTGAGCCGGTTCGGGCAGACGCCGTACGGGCGGTACTACGGAACCGTCGACGCCACTCCGCTGTTCCTGATGCTGCTGGGCCGGCACCGCCGCGTGGCGGGCGACGGCGTGGCCATCGAACTCGAGGCCGCGGCGCGCGCCGCCGTCGACTGGATGTTCCGGTACGGCGGGCTCGACGAGCACGATTACCTCGTGTACCGCACGGACGGTCCCGGGCTGGTGCACCAGTGCTGGAAGGACTCGGCGCGCTCCATCTGCTTCGCCGACGGCGAGCTCGCCGAGGGGCCGATCGCGGTGTGCGAAGCACAGGGTTACGCCTACGAGGCCCTGCTGTCGACAGCGCAGCTCGCGCGTGAAGTCTGGCGCGATCCGGCGTATGCCGACCGGTTGACCGACCGGGCTGCGCGGCTGCGGGCCGACTTCGAGCGGGACTTCTGGCTGCCGCGCGAGGACTTCGTCGCACTGGCGCTTGACGGGCGGCGGCGGCAGGTCGACGCGCTCGCCTCGAACGCCGGGCACGTGTTGTGGTCCGGCATCCTGTCGGCAGATCGTGCGCGTCAAGTCGGCCGCCGCTTGGCGGAGCCGGACTTCTTCTCCGGCTGGGGCATCCGGACGCTCGCTGCGGGACAGGCGCCGTACCACCCCGTGTCGTACCACAATGGCGGGGTGTGGCCCCACGACACGGCGATCGCGGTGGCCGGGCTGGTCCGCGCCGGGCTCACGGCCGAAGCGACGCAGATCGCCGAAGGTCTCGCCGCCGCCGCTGCCCGGCAGCCGGGCCACCGCCTGCCGGAGGTGCTGACCGGCTACGCACGCGGCGAGGTCTCCGACCCGGTGCGGTACCCGCACTCGGCGTCCCCCCAGGCGTGGGCGGCGGCGGCCCCAATGCTGATCGTGACGGCGCTGCGTTAG
- a CDS encoding pyridoxamine 5'-phosphate oxidase family protein, producing MPDPVFRVFGMVLSVREREEFLAEPHIGALSVVERADRAPLVVPIWYQYSPGGVLWIRTSPASRKARAISSAGRFTLMVQRIAPTVRYVSVEGPATLGGVSTDEQSREMVARYLAPDAVSAFLEFERREIGEHIVITMQPAHWLSADLGPV from the coding sequence TTGCCGGATCCGGTGTTTAGGGTCTTCGGCATGGTGTTATCGGTGCGAGAACGTGAAGAATTCCTGGCAGAGCCGCACATCGGGGCGTTGTCGGTGGTCGAGCGGGCCGACCGGGCGCCGCTGGTGGTGCCGATCTGGTACCAGTACTCACCCGGTGGTGTGCTGTGGATCCGCACGTCGCCGGCGTCGCGGAAGGCGCGGGCGATCTCGTCGGCGGGCCGGTTCACCCTGATGGTGCAGCGCATCGCGCCCACGGTCCGCTACGTCTCCGTCGAAGGCCCGGCCACCCTGGGCGGCGTCAGCACCGACGAGCAGTCCCGGGAAATGGTGGCGCGCTATCTGGCCCCGGATGCGGTTTCCGCGTTCCTGGAGTTCGAAAGGCGCGAAATCGGCGAGCACATCGTCATCACGATGCAGCCCGCGCATTGGTTGTCCGCGGACCTGGGCCCGGTTTGA
- a CDS encoding LysE family translocator: MAVLGVASGEVVHITAAAVGLSALFADAPAVFTALRQAGAGYLAYLGVQALRRAWRADPLWSRRPRSAAAALTCAAR, translated from the coding sequence ATGGCCGTGCTCGGCGTGGCGTCCGGCGAGGTCGTCCACATCACGGCCGCCGCGGTGGGTCTCTCGGCGCTGTTCGCGGACGCGCCGGCGGTGTTCACCGCGTTGCGGCAGGCCGGTGCCGGTTATCTGGCCTACCTCGGCGTCCAAGCCCTGCGCCGTGCCTGGCGTGCGGACCCGCTCTGGTCGCGACGTCCCCGGTCAGCGGCCGCCGCGCTCACCTGCGCGGCGCGGTAA
- a CDS encoding ROK family protein — protein MSSGYLLWLVRTGRARTRADLQQHTGLSRSTVQQRLKPLFDHGYLRSHGTEDSTGGRPSVLLEFTDEGVVLAADLDTADARLAVVDLEGRRLAEERIDLEVAAGPVPVLDTLDARFRALIEQTGRPSAQVRGIGVGVPGPVEFETGTVRQPPIMPGWDGYSIADDLAGRWAVPVLVDNDANIMALGEHTQHYPDASPLVLVKVSAGIGSGLVFNGGLLRGVDGGAGDIGHIRLPGHDDAVCMCGSRGCLAAVASGGALARRLTERGVPATSSRELAAHLAAGRPEAVELAREAGRLVGEVLTTVVCMVNPEVLVIAGDLADTHFVTGVREVIYQKALPRATRHLQVTSSSLGELAGLYGAHAMVLDAAYAPAAVDERLAREGMS, from the coding sequence ATGTCTTCCGGTTACCTGCTTTGGTTGGTCCGCACGGGAAGGGCGCGCACGCGCGCCGACCTGCAGCAGCACACGGGGCTGTCGCGGTCGACCGTGCAGCAGCGCCTGAAGCCGTTGTTCGACCACGGGTACCTGCGTTCCCACGGCACCGAGGATTCGACGGGCGGCCGTCCGTCCGTGCTGCTCGAGTTCACCGACGAAGGCGTCGTGCTCGCCGCCGATCTCGACACGGCGGACGCGCGCCTGGCCGTCGTCGACCTCGAGGGCCGGCGGCTGGCCGAGGAGCGCATCGACCTCGAGGTGGCCGCAGGCCCGGTTCCGGTGCTCGACACGCTCGACGCCCGGTTCCGCGCGCTGATCGAACAGACCGGCCGCCCATCGGCCCAGGTGCGGGGCATCGGTGTCGGGGTGCCAGGACCGGTCGAGTTCGAGACAGGCACCGTGCGCCAGCCGCCGATCATGCCCGGCTGGGACGGCTACTCGATCGCCGATGACCTCGCCGGTCGCTGGGCCGTGCCGGTGCTGGTGGACAACGACGCGAACATCATGGCGCTGGGCGAACACACCCAGCACTACCCGGACGCGTCACCGCTGGTGCTGGTCAAGGTTTCCGCGGGCATCGGGTCGGGGCTGGTGTTCAACGGCGGGCTGCTGCGCGGCGTCGACGGCGGCGCCGGCGACATCGGGCACATCCGCCTGCCCGGCCACGACGACGCGGTCTGCATGTGCGGCTCGCGCGGCTGCCTCGCGGCCGTGGCGAGCGGGGGCGCGCTGGCGCGGCGGCTCACCGAGCGCGGGGTGCCGGCCACGTCGAGTCGCGAGCTGGCCGCGCACCTGGCCGCGGGACGCCCCGAGGCGGTGGAGCTCGCCCGCGAGGCCGGCCGGCTCGTCGGTGAGGTCCTGACCACGGTCGTGTGCATGGTGAACCCCGAGGTGCTCGTGATCGCCGGCGACCTCGCCGACACGCACTTCGTGACCGGTGTCCGCGAGGTCATCTACCAGAAGGCGTTGCCCCGGGCGACGCGGCACCTGCAGGTGACCAGCAGCAGCCTCGGGGAGCTCGCCGGCCTCTACGGTGCCCACGCGATGGTGCTCGACGCCGCGTACGCCCCGGCGGCCGTCGACGAGCGGCTGGCGAGGGAAGGGATGTCGTGA
- a CDS encoding zinc-binding alcohol dehydrogenase: MGTVVQFVGPRRVEVAETGPEELGAGSVRVRTLYSGISAGTELTAYRGTNPYLTRVWDEQRRLFVEGDVSQTYPVVGWGYSEVGEVTEVSPDVAGSPGAPAVGDVVWGIWGHRSEAVVPAAKLSGHVVPAGLEPLAASFARVGAVALNGVLGADVHLGETVAVFGQGVIGLLATRLATLNGGRVVACDTIRSRLTIAEEFGAVQTVDVTAASAAEQVREATGGRGADVAIELSGTHRALHEAVRTVGIGGRVVAAGFYQGDGTGLRLGEEFHHNRVEIVASQIGGVPWRLAGRWDQDRMNHTFLRLAADGVVDPVRLVTHRVKVGEVQQAYELLDERPADALQVVLDYTEN; this comes from the coding sequence GTGGGCACGGTGGTTCAGTTCGTAGGCCCTCGCCGGGTCGAGGTGGCCGAAACGGGGCCGGAGGAGCTGGGAGCCGGGTCGGTGCGGGTGCGCACGCTGTACTCGGGCATCTCGGCGGGCACGGAGCTGACGGCCTACCGCGGCACCAACCCGTACCTCACCCGGGTGTGGGACGAGCAACGGCGGCTGTTCGTCGAAGGCGACGTGAGCCAGACGTACCCGGTCGTCGGCTGGGGGTACTCGGAGGTCGGCGAGGTCACGGAGGTCTCGCCCGATGTCGCCGGTTCGCCCGGCGCCCCGGCCGTCGGCGACGTGGTGTGGGGGATCTGGGGGCACCGCAGCGAAGCGGTCGTCCCGGCGGCCAAGCTCTCCGGCCACGTGGTTCCCGCGGGTCTCGAACCGCTCGCAGCGTCGTTCGCGCGGGTCGGGGCGGTGGCGCTGAACGGCGTCCTCGGCGCCGACGTGCACCTCGGCGAGACCGTCGCCGTGTTCGGCCAGGGCGTGATCGGCCTGCTCGCCACGCGGCTGGCGACGCTCAACGGCGGCCGGGTCGTGGCGTGCGACACCATCCGGTCCCGGTTGACCATCGCCGAGGAGTTCGGCGCCGTGCAGACGGTGGATGTCACGGCTGCGAGCGCCGCGGAACAGGTTCGGGAGGCGACCGGCGGCCGCGGCGCGGACGTCGCGATCGAGCTGAGCGGCACCCACCGCGCGCTGCACGAAGCCGTCCGCACGGTCGGGATCGGCGGGCGCGTGGTCGCCGCCGGCTTCTACCAGGGCGATGGCACCGGCTTGCGCCTCGGTGAGGAGTTCCACCACAACCGCGTCGAAATCGTCGCCTCGCAGATCGGCGGCGTCCCGTGGCGGCTCGCCGGTCGCTGGGATCAGGACCGGATGAACCACACGTTCCTGCGGCTGGCCGCCGACGGCGTGGTGGACCCGGTCCGGCTCGTCACCCATCGCGTCAAGGTCGGCGAGGTGCAGCAGGCCTACGAACTGCTCGACGAACGCCCGGCCGACGCTTTGCAGGTCGTCCTCGACTACACGGAGAACTGA
- a CDS encoding sugar phosphate isomerase/epimerase family protein, protein MLKLACQEQLLPGNNLEAKWEFATAAGYDAIELRGKKDFALQQRLPELHRAARTGVVMRTVCVDMLHFFAAFDPDLRADAIKQMRSQLSVIAELGGVGAMTPASYGMFSRRLPPFEPPRSEAEDREVLLAGLTELGEHAKAEGVLLLLEPLNRYEDHMVNRLEQAASLIDEVGLDSVRIGADTYHMNIEEDDPADSIVRFARYIAHVQVSDSNRLQPGAGHLDWPAVLGALAAVGYAGDLALESRLRGEAADAVASVPPFLRRLA, encoded by the coding sequence ATGTTGAAACTCGCCTGCCAGGAACAGCTGCTGCCCGGCAACAACCTCGAAGCCAAGTGGGAGTTCGCGACGGCGGCCGGGTACGACGCCATCGAACTGCGCGGCAAGAAGGACTTCGCCTTGCAGCAGCGCCTGCCGGAACTGCACCGCGCGGCGCGCACCGGCGTCGTGATGCGCACCGTGTGCGTCGACATGCTGCACTTCTTCGCCGCGTTCGACCCCGATCTGCGGGCGGACGCGATCAAGCAGATGCGCTCGCAGCTGTCGGTGATCGCCGAGCTCGGTGGCGTCGGGGCGATGACGCCGGCGTCATACGGAATGTTCTCCCGCCGGCTGCCGCCTTTCGAACCGCCGCGGTCTGAAGCCGAAGACCGCGAAGTGCTGCTCGCGGGCCTGACCGAACTGGGCGAGCACGCGAAAGCCGAGGGTGTGCTGCTACTGCTCGAACCGCTCAACCGGTACGAGGACCACATGGTGAACCGCCTCGAGCAGGCGGCCTCGTTGATCGACGAGGTAGGCCTGGACTCCGTGCGGATCGGCGCGGACACCTACCACATGAACATCGAAGAGGACGACCCCGCGGACTCGATCGTGCGCTTCGCGCGCTACATCGCCCACGTGCAGGTCAGCGACTCGAACCGGCTCCAGCCCGGGGCGGGCCACCTCGACTGGCCCGCCGTGCTCGGCGCGCTCGCCGCCGTCGGTTACGCGGGCGACCTGGCACTGGAAAGCCGATTGCGCGGGGAAGCCGCGGACGCGGTGGCCTCCGTGCCGCCGTTCCTGCGACGGCTCGCATGA
- a CDS encoding SDR family oxidoreductase, which yields MRVAVAGGTGMIGTLVVQGLTAAGHEPVVLARSRGVDLTTGEGLAGKLTGCDEVVDVTNVVAVRKKPAVAFFAAATRNLLEAAASAGVRHVVALSIVGIDDVDLGYYYGKRKQEELVRQGPVPWTILRATQFHEFPEPLLEGARGPFVVVPSELSQPVSAQEVANTLTAHVGKAPAGYARELAGPEQLQMGDMTRRLVKARGSRKIVIPVKLPGAVGKAMTGGALLPKAEYTRSERTFEEYLNRVRREAGRV from the coding sequence ATGCGAGTGGCAGTCGCCGGGGGGACCGGCATGATCGGCACGCTGGTGGTGCAGGGACTCACCGCGGCCGGGCACGAGCCGGTGGTGCTGGCGCGATCGCGCGGCGTCGACCTGACCACGGGCGAAGGGCTGGCCGGGAAGCTGACGGGGTGCGACGAGGTCGTCGACGTCACGAACGTCGTGGCGGTGCGGAAGAAGCCGGCGGTCGCGTTCTTCGCCGCTGCCACGCGCAACCTGCTCGAGGCCGCCGCCTCGGCCGGGGTGCGGCACGTGGTGGCACTCTCGATCGTCGGCATCGACGACGTCGACCTCGGTTACTACTACGGCAAGCGCAAGCAGGAAGAGCTCGTCCGGCAGGGACCGGTGCCGTGGACGATCCTGCGGGCCACGCAGTTCCACGAGTTCCCGGAGCCGCTGCTCGAAGGCGCGCGCGGGCCGTTCGTGGTCGTACCGAGCGAACTGTCGCAGCCCGTGTCCGCGCAGGAGGTGGCGAACACGCTGACCGCGCACGTCGGCAAGGCCCCCGCGGGCTACGCGCGCGAGCTGGCCGGCCCCGAGCAGCTGCAGATGGGCGACATGACCCGCCGCCTGGTCAAGGCTCGCGGGTCACGCAAGATCGTCATCCCCGTGAAGCTGCCGGGCGCGGTCGGCAAGGCGATGACCGGCGGCGCGCTGCTGCCGAAAGCCGAGTACACGCGCAGCGAGCGCACGTTCGAAGAGTACCTGAACCGGGTCCGGCGGGAAGCCGGCCGAGTGTGA
- a CDS encoding carbohydrate ABC transporter permease, translating to MTFETRLFGVLRWVTIVLFAIATLFPFYYMALLSVRSQDSLLQHPGDILPKLSDFTVSTYTTVLESVADGGDGLLSLLGNSALVAVGTVLVTLALSLPGAYAASRLRFAGRKQVHFLFLAVYLFPSILLAIPLFVVFSKAGLRDSLVGLLVVYVAQALPVSIYMLRNYLTTIPESIEEAAAIDGNGRLGTMWRVTLPLAAPSIVATGLYVFMIAWNEFLFALLFLVEDRSKWTVSLGLSQLAGGLEVPKTVLMAGSVVLTIPIVILFFAAERLLSEGLTTGAEKG from the coding sequence ATGACCTTCGAAACCCGCCTGTTCGGGGTGCTCCGCTGGGTCACGATCGTGCTGTTCGCGATCGCGACGCTGTTCCCCTTCTACTACATGGCCCTGCTTTCGGTGCGCTCCCAGGACTCGCTGCTGCAGCACCCCGGCGACATCCTGCCGAAGCTCTCGGACTTCACCGTCTCCACCTACACCACGGTGCTCGAGTCCGTGGCCGACGGAGGCGATGGACTGCTGAGCCTGCTCGGCAATTCGGCTCTGGTCGCGGTCGGCACGGTGCTCGTCACGCTGGCCCTGTCGCTGCCGGGTGCGTATGCGGCCAGCCGGCTGCGCTTCGCGGGGCGCAAGCAGGTGCACTTCCTGTTCTTGGCGGTCTACCTGTTTCCGTCTATCCTTCTGGCGATCCCGCTGTTCGTCGTGTTCAGCAAGGCGGGCCTGCGCGACTCTCTGGTGGGGCTCCTGGTGGTGTACGTGGCTCAGGCGCTGCCGGTGTCGATCTACATGCTGCGCAACTACCTCACCACGATCCCGGAGAGCATCGAGGAAGCGGCCGCGATCGACGGCAACGGCCGGCTGGGCACGATGTGGCGGGTGACGCTGCCGCTGGCGGCGCCGTCGATCGTCGCCACTGGTCTGTACGTGTTCATGATCGCGTGGAACGAGTTCCTCTTCGCGCTGCTGTTCCTCGTCGAGGACCGCTCGAAGTGGACGGTGTCGCTGGGGCTGTCCCAGCTGGCGGGCGGGCTCGAAGTGCCGAAGACGGTGCTGATGGCCGGGTCGGTCGTGCTGACGATCCCGATCGTGATCCTGTTCTTCGCGGCGGAGCGGCTGCTGTCCGAGGGGCTCACCACGGGCGCGGAAAAGGGGTAG
- a CDS encoding carbohydrate ABC transporter permease: MTSAHTVRNRPASAEPTGRPPRRRALTLRQQESRAGLVLLSPTLIIVLVVVVLPVVWTIVLAFQRLRLATLQREGIFGRFTLQNFAKVLGSADMWSSLVTTLVYTVGGTVLSLALGLVAALALRKPFRGRGLLRSAMLLPYVSPVVAATFVWEIMLSPQFGVVNAWGKSVFGWDKPVAFLSQQTSTLSLFGWHVHVPLALLVVIAFEGWRYFPFTFLFLMARLQAVPGELEEAALVDGATPTQRFRHILLPQLYPVLALLSVLRFILTFNKFDDVYLLTGGGAGTDVLSVRVYDFLTAQFDIGGAAAQALVLAVVLVVFLAVYLKFFAPEDRA; encoded by the coding sequence ATGACCTCGGCGCACACCGTCCGGAACCGGCCCGCCTCCGCGGAGCCGACCGGCCGGCCCCCACGGCGGCGAGCGCTCACCCTGCGGCAGCAGGAGAGCAGGGCCGGGCTGGTCCTGCTCTCCCCGACGCTGATCATCGTGCTGGTGGTCGTCGTCCTGCCCGTGGTGTGGACGATCGTCCTGGCGTTCCAGCGGCTGCGCCTGGCGACGCTGCAACGCGAAGGCATCTTCGGGCGCTTCACGCTGCAGAACTTCGCGAAGGTGCTCGGTTCCGCGGACATGTGGAGCTCGCTCGTCACCACGCTGGTCTACACCGTCGGCGGGACGGTGCTGTCACTGGCGCTCGGGCTGGTCGCGGCGCTCGCGCTGCGCAAACCGTTCCGCGGCAGGGGGTTACTGCGCAGCGCGATGCTGCTGCCCTACGTCTCGCCGGTCGTGGCGGCCACTTTCGTCTGGGAGATCATGCTCAGCCCCCAGTTCGGTGTGGTGAACGCGTGGGGCAAGAGCGTCTTCGGCTGGGACAAGCCGGTGGCTTTCCTCAGCCAGCAGACCTCGACGCTCTCGCTCTTCGGCTGGCACGTGCACGTGCCGCTGGCGCTGCTGGTGGTGATCGCGTTCGAAGGCTGGCGCTACTTCCCCTTCACGTTCCTGTTCCTCATGGCGCGGCTGCAGGCCGTACCCGGGGAGCTGGAGGAGGCCGCGCTGGTCGACGGCGCCACCCCGACGCAGCGCTTCCGGCACATCCTGCTGCCACAGCTGTACCCGGTGCTCGCGCTGCTTTCGGTGCTGCGGTTCATCCTCACGTTCAACAAGTTCGACGACGTCTACCTGCTCACCGGCGGCGGGGCCGGCACGGACGTGCTGAGCGTGCGGGTCTACGACTTCCTCACCGCCCAGTTCGACATCGGCGGCGCGGCCGCGCAGGCGCTGGTGCTCGCGGTGGTGCTGGTCGTGTTCCTGGCCGTCTACCTGAAGTTCTTCGCCCCGGAGGATCGCGCGTGA
- a CDS encoding extracellular solute-binding protein — protein MSSARGRTRVPARSAAALAAVVVAGGALTACGSGSGDGGDGTLTVWSMENQSDRVAAAQRIADQFTAQTGVKVKIVGLDEDQFSQLVTSAAAAGNLPDAIGGLSLTGVNEMAVNDLVDTDAAAAVVKDLGAGTFSGRALDMDTSGGKQLAVPSDGWPQLLVYRKDLFTKAGLPAPDSFDKIRQAAQKLNSRDVAGISIATDPGDAFTQQTFEDFALGNGCQLVDRTGKVTLDSPACVNTFSLYSDLVHSYSVPGAQNVDSTRATYFAGKAAMTVWSSYLLPQLAGLQKDAAPSCPQCQADPTFLAKNTGFVTAIKGPDGSAAQNFGELGSWVITQGDRAANAQKFVSYMLDQGYAGWLGLAPQGKIPARTGTASEPGKFTKAWSALPVGTDAKKPLSAVYPAEVIQALQTSLDSFQQWGIPQGQGGLAGASLAELPVPKAVSAMTGGTVDPSGAAKQASAAVQDIQKSLK, from the coding sequence ATGTCTTCAGCACGAGGGCGAACGAGAGTCCCGGCCCGATCGGCCGCCGCACTGGCGGCCGTGGTGGTGGCCGGCGGCGCGCTGACCGCCTGCGGCTCCGGTTCCGGTGACGGCGGCGACGGCACGCTGACCGTCTGGAGCATGGAAAACCAGTCAGACCGCGTCGCCGCGGCGCAGCGGATCGCGGATCAGTTCACCGCCCAGACCGGCGTGAAGGTGAAGATCGTCGGCCTCGACGAGGACCAGTTCAGCCAGCTGGTCACCTCGGCCGCGGCCGCCGGCAATCTGCCCGACGCGATCGGCGGGCTTTCGCTCACCGGCGTCAACGAGATGGCCGTCAACGACCTCGTCGACACCGATGCCGCGGCCGCGGTGGTGAAGGACCTCGGCGCCGGCACCTTCTCGGGCCGCGCACTGGACATGGACACAAGCGGCGGCAAACAGCTGGCGGTGCCCTCGGACGGCTGGCCGCAGCTGCTGGTCTACCGCAAGGACCTCTTCACCAAGGCCGGCCTGCCGGCGCCCGACTCGTTCGACAAGATCCGCCAGGCGGCGCAGAAATTGAACTCCCGGGACGTCGCCGGCATCTCGATCGCCACCGACCCCGGTGACGCCTTCACCCAGCAGACTTTCGAGGACTTCGCGCTGGGCAACGGCTGCCAGCTCGTGGACCGGACCGGGAAGGTGACCCTCGACAGCCCGGCGTGCGTCAACACCTTCTCCCTCTACAGCGACCTCGTGCACAGCTACTCCGTGCCCGGTGCGCAGAACGTCGACTCCACGCGGGCGACGTACTTCGCGGGCAAGGCCGCGATGACCGTCTGGTCCTCCTACCTGCTGCCCCAGCTGGCCGGGCTCCAGAAGGACGCCGCGCCCAGCTGCCCGCAGTGCCAGGCGGATCCCACGTTCCTCGCGAAGAACACCGGGTTCGTCACCGCCATCAAGGGACCCGACGGCTCGGCCGCGCAGAACTTCGGTGAGCTCGGCTCGTGGGTCATCACGCAAGGCGACCGGGCGGCGAACGCCCAGAAGTTCGTGAGCTACATGCTGGACCAGGGTTACGCCGGCTGGCTCGGGCTGGCGCCGCAGGGCAAGATCCCCGCTCGCACCGGCACCGCGTCGGAGCCCGGCAAGTTCACCAAGGCGTGGTCGGCCCTGCCGGTCGGCACGGACGCCAAGAAGCCGCTCAGCGCCGTGTACCCGGCGGAGGTGATCCAGGCGCTGCAGACGAGCCTGGACAGCTTCCAGCAGTGGGGCATTCCCCAGGGCCAGGGCGGACTGGCCGGTGCCTCACTGGCCGAACTGCCGGTGCCCAAGGCGGTCAGCGCGATGACCGGTGGCACCGTCGACCCCTCCGGCGCGGCGAAGCAGGCGAGCGCCGCGGTCCAGGACATCCAGAAATCACTGAAGTAG
- a CDS encoding Gfo/Idh/MocA family protein: MTEPVRIGLVGAGPWAHTMHAPTFAAGPDTTLTAVYARRAEAAGELAAAHGAKGTTDFDELLGECEAVAFAVRPDVQAALAQRAARAGKAVLLEKPVALTVPAARELAEAVEAAGVVSQLVLTKRYLPETRRFIERARAFDAVGARSCYLHGAFLGGDLATGWRLEHGALPDLGPHLLDLLETTLGPIGEIRAAGDSTRWIELTCRHESGAVSQASLSGVIGLDRARTTVELFGAVGALGYDTATIDHSAAWPILRAEFAAAVRTGRSPELDVWRGVRLQELIAQAEESLAA; this comes from the coding sequence GTGACCGAACCCGTCCGGATCGGCCTCGTCGGCGCGGGGCCGTGGGCGCACACCATGCACGCGCCGACGTTCGCCGCCGGACCGGACACCACGTTGACCGCCGTGTACGCCCGGCGTGCCGAAGCTGCCGGGGAACTCGCGGCTGCCCACGGCGCGAAGGGCACCACTGACTTCGACGAGCTGCTCGGCGAATGCGAGGCCGTGGCGTTCGCGGTGCGGCCGGACGTCCAGGCCGCACTGGCACAGCGCGCGGCCCGCGCCGGAAAGGCGGTGTTGCTGGAGAAGCCGGTGGCGCTCACTGTACCGGCGGCCCGCGAACTCGCCGAAGCCGTCGAAGCCGCGGGTGTGGTGAGCCAGCTGGTCCTGACCAAGCGGTACCTCCCGGAAACCCGGCGGTTCATCGAACGCGCCCGGGCGTTCGACGCCGTGGGCGCGCGCTCGTGCTACCTCCACGGTGCTTTCCTGGGCGGCGACCTGGCCACGGGGTGGCGCCTGGAGCACGGTGCCCTGCCGGATCTCGGCCCGCACCTGCTCGACCTCCTCGAAACGACCCTCGGCCCGATCGGCGAGATCCGGGCCGCCGGTGACTCGACCCGGTGGATCGAGCTGACGTGCCGGCACGAGAGCGGCGCCGTCAGCCAGGCGTCGCTGTCCGGCGTGATCGGTCTCGACCGCGCCCGCACCACTGTCGAACTCTTCGGCGCCGTCGGCGCACTCGGCTACGACACGGCGACGATCGACCACAGCGCAGCCTGGCCGATCCTGCGGGCCGAGTTCGCCGCCGCGGTGCGCACGGGCCGCTCGCCCGAGCTGGACGTGTGGCGAGGGGTGCGGTTGCAGGAGCTGATCGCCCAGGCCGAGGAGTCGCTCGCCGCCTGA